The following nucleotide sequence is from Gymnodinialimonas sp. 202GB13-11.
GCGCGCGGCGGCCTCAATCACGATCACGCCCTGGGCGAGCCCCGAGACGATGCGGTTGCGGCGGGGGAAGTGGCGGGCTTGCGGTTGCAGGCCGAGTGGTTGTTCCGACAAGCGCAGGCCGGATTGCGTGATTTTCGTGGCCAGATCGGCGTTCTCGCTCGGGTAGGCGACGTCCACGCCGCCGGCCATTACGGCGATAGTTCCGGTGGGTAGACTGGCTGTGTGGGCAAGCGCGTCGATGCCGCGTGCAAGGCCGGAGACCACAGTGAACCCGGCCTCCCCCAACTCAGCGGCCAGTTTGCGGACCATGCGCGCGCCGAGGCTGGAGGCATTGCGGGTGCCGACTATGGCCACGCAGGGGCGCGCCATCAGGCTTGTTCGGCCAATGGCCCAAAGGATTGGTGGGGCGTCTGATATTTCAGCCAGATGCTCAGGGTATTCGGGATCGCCTAGGCAGATCATACGGGCCCCGGCCCGCGCGGCGGCGCGTAGTTCTGCTTTGACGACAGGTTCGGGGCAGGGCTGATAGCCCTTCACGCCAGCGGCGGCGGCGACCTCGGGCAGGGCGGCCAGTGCAGCCTTGGCCGAGC
It contains:
- the dprA gene encoding DNA-processing protein DprA, whose amino-acid sequence is MWTAPDSQLHYAPDPGFYEAPAGFVPPPSASDDDRATRLRLIRSRRVGPATYLRLLAEHGSAKAALAALPEVAAAAGVKGYQPCPEPVVKAELRAAARAGARMICLGDPEYPEHLAEISDAPPILWAIGRTSLMARPCVAIVGTRNASSLGARMVRKLAAELGEAGFTVVSGLARGIDALAHTASLPTGTIAVMAGGVDVAYPSENADLATKITQSGLRLSEQPLGLQPQARHFPRRNRIVSGLAQGVIVIEAAARSGSLITARMAADQGREVMAVPGHPMDSRASGGNILLRDGATLVRNADDVMEALGTPATPLRETARPEPQPKTEKQDTRSDPLEARILATLGPVPVAEDQLVRDLETTPRDLAQALAILELSGRLRRAPGGMVHLTGE